The candidate division TA06 bacterium genome segment TTTATAAATAGTAGCGTTATAGATACAATATGGAATGTATGTGAAAATAAATCATTTGTCATTGGTTTGGTTTTAATAACTATGTCGTTGGTGTTAATATATATAGTTGGTCATATCATAGCTATTATTAGTTCGATATTCTATGGCAGTATTTTAATATCCTCAATACTTGGTTATCCATACAAACATGTTTTAAACATTAAAGAAACCGATGGTAAACAATATTCAAGATCAACCCATTTGTGTTCAATTTTCTTTTTCAATTTATGGTTAATTTCACCAATATTATTTTCCGCTTCGGTATTCAAAATAATTACATACGCGTTTCTTTTAGTAATTACCATTTTGTTTTTTATAAGATTTATTGTAACTGTATTTGATGAAATCAATAAACGTGAAGAATTTGTTAAATTTACAAATAAAAAAATTATAAAATCAATCATTAACTTTAGCCTTTATTATCCAATATATTACTTGGCATATGTATTAAGAATAGGAATATCAATGATAAGAAAATTAATAGCGATAGATGTACCTTTCCCTAAAGAATTTATTGACAATTACGAAACCTATTTTGAAGAAAAGTTTAATATAGATTATAGAAAAGCCGGTTCAGAAAATTACTGGCTCACTAATTTTCAGGTATCGAATAAATGCCCAGAAAATTCACTTTCAATACGTACTTGGTTGCACATTTATGGGTTTCTTAGGAATATTTCTTCTGCATCTTATTTTGTATGTTTTTTATTGGCAGTTTTATTTTATTTTATTGGGAATAACGATGTTGTTAAGATTGATATTTTCAAGTGGCAGCTAGGTTTAACTTATGTGATTGCTATAGTATTAGGCTTAGGTTACTGGAAAATATTTCACACGTATTATACTAAAGGTATTATCCGTTCATTCTATGTGTCAGTATCGGAAGAAAAAACAAAGAAAATATAAAGGAGAATCCATGGAACTGCAGGAACTGAAAGACAAACTGACCTCGGAAAAACAGTCCTTTGAATTCAACGAAGAGGACGGAGGGGTCTACATCCGCAACAAGCGCTACGACACCAAGATCCACGCCAGTTACGAGGCTATCGAAAAGCACGATTGGAGCACCATCAAGGCCCAGACCGTGGCCGGGCGCGACGTCAACCACATCACCCGGGTCACCGGATACTTCACCATCGTGGAAGGCTGGAACAAAGGCAAGATCGGGGAACTGCGGGACAGGTACAAGTCGCAGGTTAAGTAGACCTAACCCCCGACCCCCTTCCCCGCAAGGGAAGGGGGCAATTATGATAAAAGAAAAGAGAAACGGAGCTATGGAAATAAAAGTATTCGGGCGGCCCAGCTGCCAGGTCTGCAAGCAGGCCATTGAAAAGATAGACTATTTTCTGGACAAGTGGAAATACACCGAACAGGTGCCGGTCAACTATTTTGACATGGACACCATGGACGGCCTGGCCGAGGGGGCCTTTTACGAGGTCTCCGACATACCCACCGTGGTGCTGGAGGAGAAAAAGGAGGAGCTGGACCGCTGGGTCAAGCGGCCGCCGCTTTCCAAGGAACTAAAACCGCATCTGGACAAGTCCTTCAAAGGCGCAGCCGGCCCGGATGAGGAGGACTGAATACAGTTGTGATTCTATTTACAATTGTGATACATTGGTGAATTCATTTGGTATGCAATTGTTGGCCAAGGGTATCACCACCGTATAACCATTGTATTCACCGCTGCCGGGACATGCATTAATTCTCCGTAAGGTAAAATGGAAATAAAAGGGTTTATAGAGACATCGCTAATTGACTGGGACGGCAAGCTGGTCTCAGTCTTTTTTTTGCCCGGCTGCAATTTCCGCTGCCCCTTCTGCCACAACCACCAGCTATGGAAGGAGCCGCAGAAGGTGGAGACCGTTCCCTGGCAGAAGGTCAGCGATTTCCTTAAAGGCAAGCAGGGCTGGATAGACGGGGTGGTGATCACCGGCGGCGAGCCCACCGTGCATGATGACCTGCCCCAGTTCACCCGAACCATACGGGAGATGGGCCTGCTGGTAAAGCTGGACACCAACGGCGCCAATCCCGAGATGCTGAAGATGCTGCTGGACAAAAAACTGGTGGACTACGTGGCCATGGACCTGAAGGCCACCCTGGATCCCATTTACAGCCAGGCGGCCGGGACCAAGGTGAACCTGGACGACATCAAGCGCTCGATCGAAATACTGATGACCGGCAAGACGGACTACGAGTTCCGGACCACTTTGGTGCCGTTGTTCCACAGTTTGGAGAACGTCAAACAGATGGGCAAAAGCATCAAGGGGGCCAAAAAGTGGGTACTGCAGCAGTTCGTGCCCCAGAACTCGGAAACGGCCATGCTCAAGAACGTCTGGCCCTACGCCGAGGAGTACCTGATGAAGATGCAGCAGGAGGGAAGCAAGTGGGTGGAGATCTGCATCCTGCGGGGAATAAGCGAGATCGCCGCCGACCAGGTCTGAAGAATAGCTAATAATGGACACTAATTGACACTGAAGACAATGATGGATTATACTTTTGGCAGCATGGCTGGTGACCAATCTCAGTACAGGTTTTATAAGGAATCCATGAATACAGGAAAAATTTTCTGTCCTTTCTTGGGACTTCATCCAGCCCTCTCCTAATGCTTTAGGAGAGGGGACGGGAGAGGTCAGTACCAGATAAATGAAAAGCCGCCCCATGGCTGGGGCGGCTTTTATGTTTCCTTTTTACAGGCCTAATCCTTGCAAAAGATGATGGCGCTGGTGCTGAACTCCGGGTCCATCTGGTGCGATTCGCTCAACTTCACTTTTATCCTGACCGGCTTCAGCACGGAAAAGATCTTCTCCTGCTGGGCCAGCTTGGGCCAGACCGGATAGCCGGGGCTGAGTCTGATGCTGTTCTCCCAGCCGGCCAGTTTGTTGATCCGGGCGTTGTTCCACTTGGCCAGGGCCTCGGTCAGCTCGGCGGCCAGGCCGTGCAGCAAAAATTCCTTCTGCACTTTTCCCTCCTGGTTCAATTTGCGGCAGCGCTTGCTTACCTTTCTGCCCAGGGTCACCAGCTGCAGGGCCACCGTCAGTTCCTCCCGGGAGCCGGCGGGGATGCTGCCGCGGATCTTTTCCGAAAAGGTAAGGGTCAGCCATTCTTTCTGGGACTTGGGTTTTAAGACCACCAGCTGGTAACCCTTCCACCTGGCCCGGTAGAAACCGTAAACGGCCTTGGGCTTAAAGACATCCTTCTTGATGGCCATCTCCCACATCTCGTTGAAGGCGGTCTCGGCCGCGGCGGCCTGCTGTCCGGCCTTGGCCTGGTCGGCCTTGGCGGAGACCATCTGCCAGCGGGACTGGTACAAGGACCGGCGGTTCAAATGCTCCAGCAGGAGATAGAGGGGGATCTTTTTCTCCACCTGGCTTCCCTCGAAGGGAAGTCTTTGTTTTTTCTGTGAGGCCCGGACCTTTAAACCCTCCGGTTTGGTTTCAGGTTTAACCTTGGCCGGTGCCAAGCGGACCTTCTTTTCTTCGGAGACTTCGGAACCCCGGTCCGTGATAGCGGATATCTTGGTCACTGGTTTCTCAGGGGCGGTCAGCTGCTGCATCACTTTAAGCCCGTCCATGGCGTCCTTGGCAAAATGGACCCCCGGATAAAGCGGAAGCATGGTCTTCTCATAGTAGTCCTGGCTCAGTGCCGCGCCGCCGCAGATCACCGGCAGACTCAAGCCCTGGGCTTTGAACACCTCCAGGTATTCGGTCATGGCTTTCACCGATTCCACCAGCAGGCCGGAGAGGCCCACCGCGGTCGGCTGGTGTTCCTTGACGGCTGAAATGATCTGCTCGGCGCTCTGCTTGACCCCCAGGTTGATCACCTTGAATCCGTTGGCCTCCAGGATCATGGCCACCAGGTTCTTGCCAATGTCGTGGATGTCGCCTCGGACCGTGGCCAGCACTATGGATCCGCGGGCCTCGGCCTTCTTCTTTCCCAGCATCGGTTTTAAAATATCCGAGGCGCTGCGCATCACCTCGGCCGAGCGCAGCACGAAGGGCAGTTGCAGCTTGCCCTGGCCGAAAAGTTTTCCCACCTTGTCCATGGCCGGCAGCAGGTCCTCCCGGATGATGAACAGGGGGGTCTCCTCCTTTAACAGGGCCTTCAGGGTCTGCTCCAGGCCCTGGCTGTCGCCGGACAGCACGTGCTGTTCCAGCCGCTGGGCAGGGGCCACGAAGTTCTGGTGGGCCACGCTTTCCTCCCCGATCTTGTGATGGGAGAAGAAGGCCAGCAGGGCCTCCAGCGGCGGCTTGGAGCCGGTCTGTCTGTTGAGTATCAGGTCGTCGCACAGTTTCACCAATTGGGGCGGTACCAGGTGCAGGGGCATGATCCGCCCGGCGTGCATTATGGCCGCGTCCAAGCCCCTTTCCACCGCCCGGCGCAGGAACACCGAGTTCAACGCCTTGCGGGCCTGGGGCGCCAGGCCGTAGGAGATGTTGCTGATGCCCAAGACTGTGTGGGAATTTGGGAACAGGGATTTGATTTTTGTGATGGCGTCCAGGGTCTCCTTGCCGGCGCTCTTCAGCGACTCGTCGCCAGAACCCAGGCTGAAGGTCAGGAAGTCGAACAAAAGGTCCTGTTCGGACAAACCGCATTCCAGGGCCAAAGCCTGCAGTCTTTGGGCCACGGCGATCTTCCTGTCAGCGGTATCGGCCATGCCCAGCTCGTCAATGGTCAGACAGACCACGGCCGCGCCGTACTGCCGGCAAAGCTCGAAGGTTTCCCTGGCCCTTTTTTCACCGTCCTCCAGATTGACCGAGTTGACGATGCAGCGCCCGGCCAGGCGCTTTAACGCTTCTTCCACCACCTGGGGGCTGGTGGAGTCTATCATCACCGGCAGCTGGAGCCGGGTGTTGAGCATGGAGCAGAAGACCTGGTAATCCAGAACCTCCTGCCGCCCGGCCGCGGCCAGGGAGAGGTCGATGGCGTGGGACTGCTCGGCCTGCTGGTTCAGGGCCACCTTCATCATGCCTTCGTAGTCGTCCTTCTGCAGGCATTCCCTGAAAAGCTTGCTGCCGGTGACATTGGTCCGCTCCCCGATGATCAGCGGTTTTGGTTCGGTGCTGATGTCCTGGGACTGGTAGAGCGAGGAGATCCGGGCCGTCCTTGTTTCCAGGGGCTGGCGAGCCGGAATGTCCTTTAAGGCCGAAGCCAGCTCCCGGATGTGCTCCGGCGTCGTTCCGCAGCAGCCGCCGGCGATGTTCAAGCCCACCGCGGAGGCGAAACTTTTCATTTGCCCGGCAAAATCCTTGGGCTCCAGGTCGTAGACCGTCCGGCCGTCCGCTAATTTGGGCAGGCCGGCGTTGGGCATCAGGAACAACGGCTTTGATGAATGCCGGGCCAGGTAGTAGACAGCCTCGGTCAACCCTTTAGGTCCCAGGCTGCAGTTGAGGCCGATGGCGGCCAGCGGCAGGGGCTCCAGCGCGGCCAGCACCGCGGCGATGTCGCTGCCCAGCAGGGTGCGGCCGCTCTGGTCGATGGTAACCGAGCCGATGATGGGCCGGTATTGATCCTGTTCCTTCATGGCCCGGTCAATGGCGATGACCGCGGCCTTCAGCTGCAGCAGGTCCTGGCAGGTCTCCACTATAAAGCAGTCAACCCCGCCGGCCAGCAGGCCCTGGGCCTGGGGCAGATAGCTCTGCACCAGTTCGTCAAAAGATATCTGTCCCAGGCCGGGCAGTTTTGAGCCCGGGCCCATGGAACCGGCTGCGTATCTTGGTTCATCGGGCTGGGAGAATTGTCCGGCCGCCTGTTTGGCCAGCCGGGCCGCCTGCTGGTTGATCTCAAAACACCTGTCTGCCAGGCCGTGTTCGGCCAGGATGTGTCTGGCCCCGCCAAAGCTGTCGGTCTCTATGATCTGGGCCCCGGCCGAAAGATAATCAGTATGTATCTTCTGGATGACATCGGGCCGGGAGAGGCACAGGAACTCATGGCAGCCGGGATGGCCGCCGTAATCCCCGTCGTTCAATCCGGCCGCAAAAAGCTGGCTGCCCATGCCGCCGTCCATGATCAAGATCCTCTGGCGGGAGATGTTCAAGAAACCTTCCCGGTCGTTCATCATATTATCCCTTTTTGTTTCAGGTTTTCCAGCACCTCGGCCACGGCCTGGCCCCGGCCCATGGTGTAGAAGTGCAGGCAGGGGACCTTTTGTTCATACAGCCCGGCGCAGAGTCCGGTGGCGAAATCCACTCCGGCCTTGCGGGCCGCGGCCGGGTCCTTGGCTGAAAGTATTTGCTCCACCAAGCCCTGGGGCAGGTTGACGTGGAAGTCTCTTGGTATGGCCGTCAATTGCCGGGGGCTGGTGATGACCTTGATGCCGGGGATGATTGGAACATCGATACCCTCGGCCCGCACCCGGTCCACATAGTTCTTGAATATTTCGGCCGAGAAGACCATCTGGGTGATGATGTAGCTGGCCCCGGCGGCGATCTTTTCCTTTAAGTGCTTGATGTCCTCGTCCAGGTTGGGGGCCTCGTAGTGCTTTTCGGGATAACCGGCCACGCCCACGCAGAAATTGGTGGGATCGGCCACGTCCAGCTCCTCCAGGTATTTCCCCTTGTTCAGATTGGAAGCCTGGGCCACCAGTTCCGAGGCATAGCGGTGGCCGTCCTTCTCCGGCTCGAACTCGCCGAAGCCAGGCGGGGGATCGCCCCTCAGCGCGAACAGGTTGGTAAAGCCCAGATAGTGGAAGTCTATTAAAGCGTCCTCGGTCTCGTACTTGTTAAACCCGCCACAGATCAGGTGGGGCACGGTCTCTATCTGGTACTTGTTGGCCAGGGCCGCGCAAATGCCCACGGTGCCGGGCTTCTTGCGGCGGGGGATCTTCTTTATGACCTCGTCCACCTCCTCGTAGACGATGCTCTGCTGGTGGTAGGTGACATTGATGAACGAGGGATCGTAGGGCTTAAGCAGGTCCACCGCCTGGTAGATGCTCTGGATGCTGTGGCCTTTTTCGGGCGGGGTGATCTCCAGGGAGATCAGGGTCTTTTTGCGGTTCTGGAGGTATTCGGTGATGTGCATGGTTTTTTGATAAGCTCCCCAAAATGATTATTTAAGGTCTCAGAAATAAGATTTCTATTTCTTAGGCTCCAGTAAGTCAAACTGATCATTGAACATAATCTTTGCTAAAAACCATTCGTCGTGGGGTTTATAAAAATAAAACTCCCAAGTAGTTGCCATCATCTCAAATTTTAAAATATAAACCAACCGTACAATCGAAGTGCCAAAAGTTTCTTCACGAATAAAGTCAAAACCATTAATTTCACCATATAGTTGTGCAACCATTTCTGTTTGGCGTTTTACCACATCAATATCCTGTGGTTTTAGTTTAACTACAGGTGAGGCAATAAATAAGTAGTCATATGCTTTGCTTACGTTTTTATTTGTTACCTCTTTAAAAAAGTGTGCACAAATGTTCTTTGGAAGTCTCGCTTCAATTTGTTCGCAATATGATACTGAGCACATTGCAAAATACAAGGTTAACGATAAAAGCATTTTTTTCATGATTGGTGATCCTTTGATTTGATTTGTTTGTTTTCAGGGGTTCTAAAACAATGATATGATGATAAGGCATAATGATCTATTGTGGGGATAAGTAGATCAGTATGTAATTGTTAATGATATAATATAGCTTTCGGCTATGTCAAGCATAAAATGGGCTTTGGGGCGGGTTATATTTGAGAAAACATAAACGGTTCCGGGTTTTGGTTTCATAGCCCATACATTCCGCCTACGTTAAGTGCCTACACTAAAGCTTTGGCACTCGAGGAAGGCATATATTAAAGCGTAAGCGTAAACTACGGCGGACAAGTAATGTACGGGCTATGAATTTGTTTATTCCTGGGCGAAGCTGTTTTTGTCGTGCCAAAACTATATACTATCGTCCAACGGCAGCTAAGGATAACTCACGAGAATAAAAATGCCCCATTCGTATTCCAAAATATGGATCCACCTGGTCTGGAGCACCAAAGACCGCCTGCCCTATCTTACCAAAGAGGTAAAGAGCAAGGTGATCTTTCATATCAGGGAAAAAGCAAAAACCGAAGGGATTTATGTTGATACCATTAACGGAGCAGAAGACCATGTCCATTGCCTGATCGAGCTGGGTTTGAAGCGCAGCATAGCCGAGGCGGTAAGCCGGTTGAAAGGCGAATCGTCACATTGGGTCAATGAACAAGCGTTGATGAAATTTCATTTCAATTGGCAGATCGGGTATGGCGCGTTTTCATTAGCTGAATCGCAATTGAATACGGTCCGCCGGTATATCCTGAACCAAGAAGAACATCATAAGGCAAAAACGTTTGAGCAAGAATACAACGAATTATTAATGGTCTATAACGTTGTCAATGCGGACAAAAGGCCGTGAACGGCCTGATAGGTTTGGTTTGTGGTTATATTTAATAGCCCATACATTAATGTATGGGCTATTGATTTTTGCCCCTTTGGGGGCATATAGCACAGGGTTCCCCAAGCAGGTTTTAGCCTTGACTTTAACCCCCATAAGTGTTAAAATTATAATCTTACTTTTAAAACCAACGTAAGGCCTATGTCAATGCAATACAATTACATAGTAATCTGGTTGATAGAAGACCCCTTTGACTGAATGACACGCTTAAGGGGCCGGTCTTGCTTTATTGGGTTTAAAATTGAATTTAAGAGAAACTGAACTCATCCCCCGGCCCCTTCTCTTATTTATTTTCCAAGAGAAGGGGAGCAAGGGGTTGAGTTCCAAAGCACCCAACATTTCCCAAGAAATTGAAAAATAACGAACAAAACAGTATGGGCAATTCGTGAATTGCCCCAACGATAATAAGGAGAACAAAATGGCCAAGAAACGAGTTCTGATCATGGGAGCCGCCGGACGCGATTTCCATAATTTCAACACCTACTTCCGCAACAACAAGGATTATCAGGTCGTGGCTTTCACCGCCACCCAGATCCCGGACATAGCCGGGCGCAAGTACCCCGCGGCCCTGGCCGGCAAGATGTATCCCAAGGGCATCCCGATCTACGACGAGAAGGAACTGGTCAAGCTGATCGCCAAGTTCAAGGTGGAGACCGTGGTCTTCTCCTATTCCGACGTGCCCTATTCCTACGTGATGAGCAAGGGCGCCACGGTCAACGCCGCCGGGGCCGACTTCATGATGCTGGGCCCGGACGCCACCATGATCAAGTCCAAGAAGCCGGTGATCTCCATCTGCGCCGCCCGCACCGGCTGCGGCAAGAGCCAGACCACCCGCCGGGTGATAGAGGCCCTGATGGCCATGGGCAAGAAGGTGGTGGCGGTGCGTCATCCCATGCCCTATGGCGACCTGGTGAAGCAGAAGGTCCAGCGCTTCGCCACCATCGCCGATCTGGCCAAGCACAAATGCACCATCGAGGAGATGGAGGAGTACGAGCCGCACGTGGCCCGGGGCAACGTGATCTACGCCGGCGTGGACTACGAGGCCATTCTGCGCCAGGCCGAGAAGGAAGCCGACGTGGTGGTCTGGGACGGCGGCAACAACGATTTCCCGTTCTACAAATCCGACCTGGAGATAGTGGTGGTTGACCCCCACCGTCCGGGACACGAGATGGCCTATTACCCGGGAGAGGTCAATCTGCGCCGGGCCGACGTGATCGTCATCAACAAGGAGGACAGCGCCACCAAGGAGAACATCGCCCTGGTCAAGCGGAACATCACCGCCGCCAACCCGGAGGCTATCGTGATCGACGCCAATTCGCCGGTGACGGTGGAGCGTCCCGAGCTGATCCGCGGCAAGAAGGTCCTGGTGATCGAGGACGGCCCGACCCTGACCCACGGCGAGATGAAGTACGGGGCCGGAGTGGTGGCCGCCAAGAAGTACGGAGTGGGCCAGATGGTTGATCCCCGGCCCTACGCCGTGGGGACCATCGCCGGCACCTTCAAGAAATACCCGGGGATCGGGGTGCTGCTGCCGGCCATGGGCTACTCGGCCCAGCAGATCAAGGACCTGCAGACCACCATCGACCAGACCCCCTGCGACCTGTACATCATCGGCACGCCCATCGACCTGCGCCGGTTCATCAAGTTCAACAAGCCGGCCTTAAGGGTCAACTACGAGCTGGCCGAGATCGGCAAACCGGACCTGGCCGAGGTGATCCAGAAGAAATTCAAATTCAAAAAGAAGTAAAGACCTCTCCCCCAACCCCTCTCCAAAAGCATTTGGAGAGGGGCAGGGGTGAGGTCCAGAGTTTATGCCTCACAAAACAGCAGTCATAGCCCTGGGCGGAAACGCCATCGGGGCCACCGGCAAGGAAGACATCCACCAGCAGTTCGCCAACACCCGCCAGGCCGTGGCCGGGTTTTTGGAACTGATCAAGGAGGGATACAACCTGGCCATCACCCACGGCAACGGACCCCAGGTGGGCAACGCCCTGCTGCGGGTAGAGCGGACCTTTCCCGACGGGATACCGGCCCTGCCGCTGGGGGTGATCGTGGCCGACACCGAGGGCGGGATGGGCTACATGATAGAGCAGAGCCTGCAGAACATGCTGACCGCCCATCGGATCGACCGCCAGGTGGTGACCCTGGTCACCCAGGTGGTGGTGGACAAGGACGACCCGTCCATCCTCAATCCCTCCAAGCCCATCGGACCCTATTACAAGGCGGAGGAGGTGGAAGCCCTCAAAGCACGGGGCTGGGTGGTCAAGGACGACTCCGGGCGGGGATTCCGCCGCTTCGTGCCCTCGCCCATTCCCAGGTCCATTGTCAACAAGAAGGCCGTCAAGCAGCTGGTGAAGCAGGGGACCATCGTCATCGCCGGGGGCGGGGGCGGGGTGCCGGTCTACGTCCAGGCCGACGGCAGCTACGAGGGGGTGGACGCGGTGATAGACAAGGACCGGGCCTCGGCGGTGCTGGCCCGGGACATCGAGGCCGAGACCCTGATGATCCTGACCGCGGTGGAAAAAGTGTCATTGAACTACAAGAAGCCCGACCAAAAAGACCTGGATACTCTCACTCTGGCCGAGGCCAAGAAACACCTGGCCCAGGGGCAGTTCGCGGCGGGTTCCATGGGACCCAAGGTGGAGGCCGCCATCCAGTTCCTGGAATTCGGCGGGAAACAGGTGATCATCACCTCTCTGGAAAAGGCGGCCCAGGCCTTGAAGGGGCAGGCCGGGACCAGGATCACGGCGTAGCACCGACCTAACCCATTCGACCATGCTCAGGGCAGGCCCCCATCCCCACTTTCATCTGTTGCAATAACCTGTCTGCCTCAGTGCGGGCTTTCCCGGTGAGGGAAGGGGCGAAGGGACATGATTCATCATGTCCTGAAATTATTTGAAAAAACACACCCAAACGTAGCCAGATAAAGCATAGCTACCAACATATCAATCATTAATATATCAGGAGTAAAGTGAATTTATTTATAGGTAGCCTGGCTAAGGAAGTCACCAAGGAAGACCTGCTCCAGACCTTTGAGCCTTTCGGCAAGGTGGAGTCGGCCTCGGTGGTCTTTGACCGCACCACCAACCAGTCCCGGGGGTTCGGTTTCGTGGAGATGCCCTGCAAGGCCGAAGCCCGCAAGGCCATTGACGCCTTGAGCGGCATCTTCAACCTTAAGGGCAAGGTGATCATGATCAACGAAGCCCGGCCCAAGGAAGGCGGCGGCGCCCGGCGCAGATTCTAACATTTTTGCCACAAAGACTCAGAGACACAGAGGGGTTTTACATTTTTTAACCTAATTTCATCATCCCGGGAAGATAACCGAATCTCTGTGACTCCGTGTCTCTGTGGCAGATCTTTTCTGTAAACAATAATCCTTAATATATATTCGGAGGCTTTATGGCCAAAACAACCACGGTGGAGGAGGCCAGGCAGACCATAGAGCAGGATTTCAAAAAGGGCTACGACCTTCCGGTCTACGTTTACAAGCCCTGGTGCAAGTCCTGTGAGATCTGCGTGGCCTTTTGCCCCAAACAGGTGCTGGAGATGGGCGAGGACCGCAAACCCACGGTGGCCCGGCCCCAGGACTGCATCCTGTGCGGGCAATGCCAGCTGCGCTGCCCGGACCTGGCTATCTTTGTGTGCAAGGAGAGAAAAAAATGAGCAAGCAGATAAAACTCTGGCAGGGCAACGAAGCCTGCGCCGAGGGCGCCATCTACGCCGGCTGCGACTTTTTCGGGGGCTACCCCATCACCCCCTCCACCGAGGTGGCCGAGATCCTGGCCGCGCTGCTGCCCAAGCACGGCGGCAAGTTCATCCAGATGGAGGACGAGATCGCCGGCATTGGGGCCATCCTGGGGGCGGCCGCGGCCGGGGCCAAATCCATGACCTCCACCTCCGGGCCGGGCTTTTCGCTGATGATGGAGCTGTTGGGCTACGGCTGCATGGCCGAGATCCCCTGCGTCATTGTCAACGTCCAGCGGGCCGGGCCCTCCACCGGGCTGCCCACCAAGGGCGCCCAGGCCGACGTGATGCAGACCCGCTGGGGAACCCACGGCGATCATCCCACCATCGCGCTCTGCCCCTCGTCGATAGAGGAATCATTCAAGCTGACCGTCAAGGCCTTTAACCTGGCCGAGAAATTCCGGATGCCGGTGATCCTGCTTTTGGACGAGTTCATCGGTCACATGCGGGAGAAGATGGAAGTGCCCAAGCCCGGCGAGCTGGAAATATACAACCATCCCCGGCCCAAGGTGGATCCCAAAGAATACCAGCATTACGGCGACGGCTCCAGCGTGGGCGGCCCCTACGCCGCCATGGGCAGCGGCTACCGCTTCAACATCACCGGGTTGACCCACGACAAGCACGGTTTCCCCACCTCCCGGCTGGACGAGATCCAGTGGAAAATGGACCGGCTGCGGGACAAGATAGACCGGCACCTGGCGGAGCTGACCGAGGTGGAGGAGGAATTTTTAGACGACGCCGAGATCGTGATATTCTCCTACGGGGCGGCGGCCCGCAGTTCCCAGCAGGCGGTGCGCCAGGCCCGGGCCAAGGGGATCAAAGTTGGTCTGCTGCGGCCCACCACCATCTGGCCCTTCCCCGACCGGATAGTGACCGACGTCCTTAAAAAATGCAGGACCATGCTGGTGGCCGAGATCAGCCAGGGTCAGCTGGTATACGAAGTGGAGCGCTGCAACAAATCCAACACTAAGGTGGTGCCGGTGCTGCGCTACGACGGCGAGATGATAACCCCGGCCCAGATATTGAAGGCGGTAGAGGAGGCGCAAAAATAATGAAGATACATCCTGCTTATGAAATGCTCCGGCCCGGCAAGAAGTTCCCCAACGTCTGGTGCCCGGGCTGCGGCCACGGCATAGTCCAGGGGGCCATCATCCGGGCGGTG includes the following:
- the arcC gene encoding carbamate kinase, which produces MPHKTAVIALGGNAIGATGKEDIHQQFANTRQAVAGFLELIKEGYNLAITHGNGPQVGNALLRVERTFPDGIPALPLGVIVADTEGGMGYMIEQSLQNMLTAHRIDRQVVTLVTQVVVDKDDPSILNPSKPIGPYYKAEEVEALKARGWVVKDDSGRGFRRFVPSPIPRSIVNKKAVKQLVKQGTIVIAGGGGGVPVYVQADGSYEGVDAVIDKDRASAVLARDIEAETLMILTAVEKVSLNYKKPDQKDLDTLTLAEAKKHLAQGQFAAGSMGPKVEAAIQFLEFGGKQVIITSLEKAAQALKGQAGTRITA
- a CDS encoding RNA-binding protein, which translates into the protein MNLFIGSLAKEVTKEDLLQTFEPFGKVESASVVFDRTTNQSRGFGFVEMPCKAEARKAIDALSGIFNLKGKVIMINEARPKEGGGARRRF
- a CDS encoding 4Fe-4S dicluster domain-containing protein; translated protein: MAKTTTVEEARQTIEQDFKKGYDLPVYVYKPWCKSCEICVAFCPKQVLEMGEDRKPTVARPQDCILCGQCQLRCPDLAIFVCKERKK
- a CDS encoding 2-oxoacid:acceptor oxidoreductase subunit alpha, which translates into the protein MSKQIKLWQGNEACAEGAIYAGCDFFGGYPITPSTEVAEILAALLPKHGGKFIQMEDEIAGIGAILGAAAAGAKSMTSTSGPGFSLMMELLGYGCMAEIPCVIVNVQRAGPSTGLPTKGAQADVMQTRWGTHGDHPTIALCPSSIEESFKLTVKAFNLAEKFRMPVILLLDEFIGHMREKMEVPKPGELEIYNHPRPKVDPKEYQHYGDGSSVGGPYAAMGSGYRFNITGLTHDKHGFPTSRLDEIQWKMDRLRDKIDRHLAELTEVEEEFLDDAEIVIFSYGAAARSSQQAVRQARAKGIKVGLLRPTTIWPFPDRIVTDVLKKCRTMLVAEISQGQLVYEVERCNKSNTKVVPVLRYDGEMITPAQILKAVEEAQK